The following coding sequences lie in one Rutidosis leptorrhynchoides isolate AG116_Rl617_1_P2 chromosome 6, CSIRO_AGI_Rlap_v1, whole genome shotgun sequence genomic window:
- the LOC139851569 gene encoding protein high chlorophyll fluorescent 107 isoform X2: MKLSSSQQHFALFSPNSNLHFTTLIKPSFSHSHLQFPSLPALDTSSAASASAASSPAPVFRSDADPVQFDGIGSSKTSKQTLEELLVVRRPTMESDDDTGDTAEDDDVEGDKSSLSTSSSVIDSELSKFARKMPIFEPLRVDGSNSAAKPLAVNLDLALYRSKVLARNFRYKEAEELLQKCISYWPEDGRSYVALGKILGKQSKANEARAIYEKGCQATQGENAYIWQCWAVLENRMGNIRRARQLFDAATVADKKHVAAWHGWAVLELKAGNVKKARYLLSKGLKNCGGNEYIYQTLAMLESKANRNDQARYLFRQATKCNPKSCASWLAWAQLEVQQENFRVARQLFEKAVEASPKNRFAWHVWGVFEANVGNVEQGRKLLKIGHALNPRDPVLLQSLGLLEYKHSAANLARALFRKASELDPRHQPVWIAWGWMEWKEGNIKTARELYQRALSINSTTESAARCLQAWGVLEQRAGNLSAARRLFRSSLNINSQSYVTWMTWASLEEDEGNSIRAEEIRNLYFQQRTEVIDDASWVTGVLDIIDPAIDSIKKLLNINQNSYNKPQDNSTSEERLETESENNTESGSGFNLDGFIREKLSLDASKLDIDLDSKTTNLAGKNSMYLRKVWRPSSSSVSV; encoded by the exons ATGAAGTTATCTTCTTCACAACAACACTTCGCTCTTTTTTCTCCAAACTCAAATTTACACTTTACTACCCTCATCAAACCGTCATTTTCACATTCACACCTTCAATTTCCATCTTTACCAGCTCTCGACACTTCCTCTGCCGCATCCGCCTCCGCAGCCTCGTCTCCGGCACCGGTATTCAGATCAGATGCAGATCCGGTCCAATTCGACGGTATCGGAAGTAGCAAAACATCGAAACAAACGTTAGAGGAATTGCTTGTTGTTCGGCGGCCAACGATGGAATCTGATGATGACACCGGCGATACTGCAGAAGATGATGACGTGGAAGGGGATAAAAGTTCGCTGTCCACGTCATCATCCGTGATTGATTCTGAGTTATCGAAATTTGCAAGGAAGATGCCGATTTTTGAGCCGTTGAGAGTTGACGGCTCAAATTCGGCTGCGAAACCGCTTGCTGTTAATTTAGATTTGGCCTTGTATAGATCGAAAGTGTTGGCCCGAAATTTTCGGTATAAGGAAGCAGAGGAACTTCTTCAGAAG TGTATATCTTATTGGCCTGAGGATGGAAGGTCTTATGTGGCCCTAGGCAAGATATTGGGTAAGCAATCAAAAGCAAATGAAGCAAGGGCAATATATGAGAAAGGTTGTCAGGCAACACAAGGTGAAAATGCCTACATTTGGCAG TGTTGGGCTGTTCTGGAAAACAGAATGGGAAATATAAGAAGGGCAAGGCAACTGTTTGATGCTGCAACGGTTGCTGATAAGAAACACGTTGCTGCGTGGCATGGATGGGCGGTTTTGGAACTGAAAGCTGGAAATGTTAAGAAAGCTAGGTACCTTCTTAGTAAAGGACTCAAAAATTGTGGTGGAAATGAGTACATTTACCAGACACTAGCAATGCTTGAATCGAAGGCTAATCGAAATGATCAAGCTCGATACTTGTTCAGACAGGCTACTAAATGTAATCCCAAAAGCTGTGCCAGTTGGCTT GCATGGGCTCAGCTTGAGGTACAACAGGAAAATTTTCGCGTTGCCAGGCAGCTCTTTGAG AAAGCTGTTGAAGCTAGTCCAAAGAATAGATTTGCATGGCATGTTTGGGGTGTTTTTGAAGCTAATGTTGGAAACGTTGAACAAGGACGAAAGCTATTAAAAATCGGTCATGCATTAAATCCAAGAGATCCTGTTCTTCTTCAATCACTTGGGTTATTAGAGTACAAACATTCTGCTGCAAATCTTGCTCGAGCGTTGTTCAGAAAAGCTTCAGAGTTAGACCCAAGGCACCAACCAGTCTGGATT GCTTGGGGTTGGATGGAGTGGAAAGAAGGGAACATTAAAACAGCTAGGGAACTCTACCAAAGAGCATTATCAATCAATTCAACAACCGAAAGCGCTGCTCGCTGCCTTCAG GCTTGGGGTGTACTGGAACAGCGAGCGGGTAATTTATCAGCTGCAAGAAGACTATTCAGATCGTCACTCAACATAAACTCACAAAGCTATGTAACATGGATGACATGGGCATCTCTTGAAGAAGATGAAGGAAACTCCATACGCGCTGAAGAAATCAGAAACCTTTATTTTCAACAG CGTACGGAAGTCATTGATGATGCTTCATGGGTGACTGGGGTGTTAGACATCATAGATCCTGCCATTGATAGTATAAAGAAGCTATTGAACATAAATCAGAATTCATATAACAAGCCACAAGATAATTCAACGAGTGAAGAGAGATTAGAAACTGAAAGCGAGAATAACACAGAGAGCGGAAGTGGATTCAATTTAGATGGTTTTATTAGGGAAAAACTATCTCTTGATGCATCAAAACTTGATATCGATTTGGATTCGAAGACTACAAATTTGGCGGGAAAGAATAGTATGTATCTGAGAAAGGTTTGGCGACCAAGTAGTAGTAGTGTGTCGGTATAG
- the LOC139851569 gene encoding protein high chlorophyll fluorescent 107 isoform X1, translating to MKLSSSQQHFALFSPNSNLHFTTLIKPSFSHSHLQFPSLPALDTSSAASASAASSPAPVFRSDADPVQFDGIGSSKTSKQTLEELLVVRRPTMESDDDTGDTAEDDDVEGDKSSLSTSSSVIDSELSKFARKMPIFEPLRVDGSNSAAKPLAVNLDLALYRSKVLARNFRYKEAEELLQKCISYWPEDGRSYVALGKILGKQSKANEARAIYEKGCQATQGENAYIWQCWAVLENRMGNIRRARQLFDAATVADKKHVAAWHGWAVLELKAGNVKKARYLLSKGLKNCGGNEYIYQTLAMLESKANRNDQARYLFRQATKCNPKSCASWLAWAQLEVQQENFRVARQLFEKAVEASPKNRFAWHVWGVFEANVGNVEQGRKLLKIGHALNPRDPVLLQSLGLLEYKHSAANLARALFRKASELDPRHQPVWIVCIRLPPKAWGWMEWKEGNIKTARELYQRALSINSTTESAARCLQAWGVLEQRAGNLSAARRLFRSSLNINSQSYVTWMTWASLEEDEGNSIRAEEIRNLYFQQRTEVIDDASWVTGVLDIIDPAIDSIKKLLNINQNSYNKPQDNSTSEERLETESENNTESGSGFNLDGFIREKLSLDASKLDIDLDSKTTNLAGKNSMYLRKVWRPSSSSVSV from the exons ATGAAGTTATCTTCTTCACAACAACACTTCGCTCTTTTTTCTCCAAACTCAAATTTACACTTTACTACCCTCATCAAACCGTCATTTTCACATTCACACCTTCAATTTCCATCTTTACCAGCTCTCGACACTTCCTCTGCCGCATCCGCCTCCGCAGCCTCGTCTCCGGCACCGGTATTCAGATCAGATGCAGATCCGGTCCAATTCGACGGTATCGGAAGTAGCAAAACATCGAAACAAACGTTAGAGGAATTGCTTGTTGTTCGGCGGCCAACGATGGAATCTGATGATGACACCGGCGATACTGCAGAAGATGATGACGTGGAAGGGGATAAAAGTTCGCTGTCCACGTCATCATCCGTGATTGATTCTGAGTTATCGAAATTTGCAAGGAAGATGCCGATTTTTGAGCCGTTGAGAGTTGACGGCTCAAATTCGGCTGCGAAACCGCTTGCTGTTAATTTAGATTTGGCCTTGTATAGATCGAAAGTGTTGGCCCGAAATTTTCGGTATAAGGAAGCAGAGGAACTTCTTCAGAAG TGTATATCTTATTGGCCTGAGGATGGAAGGTCTTATGTGGCCCTAGGCAAGATATTGGGTAAGCAATCAAAAGCAAATGAAGCAAGGGCAATATATGAGAAAGGTTGTCAGGCAACACAAGGTGAAAATGCCTACATTTGGCAG TGTTGGGCTGTTCTGGAAAACAGAATGGGAAATATAAGAAGGGCAAGGCAACTGTTTGATGCTGCAACGGTTGCTGATAAGAAACACGTTGCTGCGTGGCATGGATGGGCGGTTTTGGAACTGAAAGCTGGAAATGTTAAGAAAGCTAGGTACCTTCTTAGTAAAGGACTCAAAAATTGTGGTGGAAATGAGTACATTTACCAGACACTAGCAATGCTTGAATCGAAGGCTAATCGAAATGATCAAGCTCGATACTTGTTCAGACAGGCTACTAAATGTAATCCCAAAAGCTGTGCCAGTTGGCTT GCATGGGCTCAGCTTGAGGTACAACAGGAAAATTTTCGCGTTGCCAGGCAGCTCTTTGAG AAAGCTGTTGAAGCTAGTCCAAAGAATAGATTTGCATGGCATGTTTGGGGTGTTTTTGAAGCTAATGTTGGAAACGTTGAACAAGGACGAAAGCTATTAAAAATCGGTCATGCATTAAATCCAAGAGATCCTGTTCTTCTTCAATCACTTGGGTTATTAGAGTACAAACATTCTGCTGCAAATCTTGCTCGAGCGTTGTTCAGAAAAGCTTCAGAGTTAGACCCAAGGCACCAACCAGTCTGGATTGTATGTATACGACTCCCTCCTAAA GCTTGGGGTTGGATGGAGTGGAAAGAAGGGAACATTAAAACAGCTAGGGAACTCTACCAAAGAGCATTATCAATCAATTCAACAACCGAAAGCGCTGCTCGCTGCCTTCAG GCTTGGGGTGTACTGGAACAGCGAGCGGGTAATTTATCAGCTGCAAGAAGACTATTCAGATCGTCACTCAACATAAACTCACAAAGCTATGTAACATGGATGACATGGGCATCTCTTGAAGAAGATGAAGGAAACTCCATACGCGCTGAAGAAATCAGAAACCTTTATTTTCAACAG CGTACGGAAGTCATTGATGATGCTTCATGGGTGACTGGGGTGTTAGACATCATAGATCCTGCCATTGATAGTATAAAGAAGCTATTGAACATAAATCAGAATTCATATAACAAGCCACAAGATAATTCAACGAGTGAAGAGAGATTAGAAACTGAAAGCGAGAATAACACAGAGAGCGGAAGTGGATTCAATTTAGATGGTTTTATTAGGGAAAAACTATCTCTTGATGCATCAAAACTTGATATCGATTTGGATTCGAAGACTACAAATTTGGCGGGAAAGAATAGTATGTATCTGAGAAAGGTTTGGCGACCAAGTAGTAGTAGTGTGTCGGTATAG